A single Anopheles arabiensis isolate DONGOLA chromosome X, AaraD3, whole genome shotgun sequence DNA region contains:
- the LOC120906409 gene encoding receptor-binding cancer antigen expressed on SiSo cells, giving the protein MITELVMNRIRQLLLAIVGVLKRAMCCFARRRKLSASECEVLSAVSVDRYPAGGRTTAGGKNVPEKDWNSWDDSPRTVEEHIERYRETLAQPPSPTEPQPEVDYFQDMAPQISSQPKVCIATETEPTDFSRLVAKIDIPVVNELEDWNEGERSGWDDADETTTKQLIRETRKELRAQRHQQNRHQLESSYA; this is encoded by the exons ATGATCACAGAGCTGGTGATGAACCGGATCCGGCAACTGCTGCTAGCGATTGTGGGCGTGCTGAAGCGGGcgatgtgttgttttgcccGCCGCCGAAAGCTGTCCGCGAGCGAATGCGAGGTGCTGAGCGCGGTCAGCGTCGACCGGTATCCGGCCGGCGGCCGCACCACAGCCGGCGGCAAGAACGTCCCCGAGAAGGACTGGAACTCGTGGGACGATTCGCCCCGCACGGTCGAGGAGCACATCGAGCGGTACCGGGAAACGCTGGCCCAGCCGCCGTCCCCGACCGAGCCGCAGCCGGAGGTAGACTACTTTCAGGACATGGCGCCGCAGATCTCCTCCCAGCCGAAGGTGTGCATCGCGACCGAAACCGAGCCGACCGACTTTAGCCGTCTGGTGGCCAAAATTGACATTCCTGTTGTG AACGAGCTAGAAGACTGGAACGAGGGCGAGCGGAGTGGGTGGGACGATGCGGACGAAACGACCACCAAACAGTTGATACGGGAAACGAGGAAAGAGCTGCGAGCCCAGCGGCATCAGCAGAACCGGCACCAGCTCGAATCGTCCTACGCATGA